The sequence below is a genomic window from Elusimicrobiales bacterium.
GCCAGCGCCTTGTATAAAACTTCGTGCACCAGCGTTGACTTGCCCGAGCCGGACACCCCCGACACGCACACAAACATCCCCAGCGGGATTTTGACGTCTATATCCTTGAGGTTGAACTGGCTTGCCCCTTTTATTTCCAGCCAGCCGGACGGCGATTTCACCGGCGGGAAGGCGCGTTTTATAACGGCCTCGCCGCGCAGGTATTTCCCGGTCAGCGAAGCGGGATTTTTAAGAATCTGCTCCACCGTTCCCTGCGCGGTTATATACCCGCCATGCTCGCCCGCGCCGGGGCCCAAATCCACCACCCAGTCGGCGGAGCGTATGGTTTCCTCGTCATGCTCCACTATAACCAGGGTGTTGCCCATGTCGCGCAACGATTTTAAGGTGGACAGCAGCCTTTCGTTGTCGCGGGAGTGGAGGCCTATGGTCGGCTCGTCCAACACGTATAAAACGCCGGTCAGGCCGGAGCCGATTTGCGTGGCCAGATGTATTCGCTGCGCCTCGCCGCCGGAAAGGGTTTCCGAGCGGCGGTCCAGCGTCAGGTAATTCAATCCCACGGCGGACAGGAAACCCAGCCGGGCGTTTATTTCCCGCAGAATCTGCCGGGCGATTACAAGCTCTTTTTCGGTCAGCGAAAGGCTTTTGGCGAAAGCCAGCGCCCGGTCAACCGGCAGCGCGGCGATTTCCGAGATATTTTTGCCCGCCACCAGCACCGCCAGCGCCTCCGGCTTTAGGCGCGCGCCCTTGCAGGCAGGGCAGGTAACCTCGCGCATATAGCGGCTGAAAATCTCCTCCCGCACATACGCGCTTTCCGATTCGGTGTAGCGGCGCATGAGGTTGTTGACTATCCCCTCAAACGCGCTGTCCTTGCCCGCCCAGTGCACGCGGTATGCGCCGCCGCCGTAAAGCAGCAGTTTGCGCTGCTCGGGCCGGAGGCTGCGCCAGGGTTTGTCGGTCGGGATGTTGTTGCGCAAGCAAACGTCGCCCACAATCTCCATGTAATAGGACGACCAGGAATTTTTCCAGCGGTTGCTTTTGGTGGTAACGGGGCTGGACCAGGCGGCGATGGCCCCGCCTGCTATGGAAAGCGCCGGGGCCGGCACCACCAGTTCCTCGTCCACCACGGTTTTGACGCCCAGCCCCGCGCATTCCCCGCACGCGCCGTAGGGCGAGTTGAAAGAGAAAAGCCTCGGCTCCAGCCCGGTGAAACCGGTTCCGCAGCCGGGGCAGGCGCTGGCCTCGCTGTAGGTGAAGGAATTTTTGGCCTTTATTTCCTCCGCCAGCGCGAGGCCGTTTCCGTAGCGCACGGCGGTTTCCAGCGATTCGGCAAGCCGCTCCTTTTCTTCGGGACCGGCGCGCAGCTCGTCGGCCAGCAGTTCTATGGTGTGCTTTTTGTAGCGCGAAAGTTTGGGCGGCGCGCCCAGCTCAATGATTTTGCCGTCAACCCGGGCCTTGGCGAAGCCGGATTTTTTCAGCCGCGCGAAAAGCTCCTCGTAAGTGCCGGAGCGGCCCGAAACCACGGGCGCGAAAATGTAAATGCTCTTGTCTTTGAACCGGGCCAGTATGTCTGCGGTCATGGCCTGAACCGACCACGCCTCCACCGGCCTGCCGCATTTGGGGCAATGCCTTTTGCCTATGCGCGCAAACAGCAGCCTGAAATAATCGTAAATCTCGGTTACGGTGGCCACCGTGGAGCGCGGATTGCGCGAAGGCGCGCGCTGCTCTATGGAAATCGCCGGGGAGAGGCCCTCTATATGGTCCACATCCGGCTTGTCCATCAGTTCAAGAAACTGCCGCGCGTAGGCCGAGAGGCTTTCCACATACCGCCGCTGGCCTTCGGCGTAAATGGTGTCAAAAGCCAGGCTGGATTTGCCGGAACCGGAAAGTCCGGTAATAACGATCATTTTTTCGCGCGGCAATTCCAACGTGATGTTTTTGAGGTTGTGCTGCCGCGCCCCGCGTATAAGTATCTTGTCCATTGCCTGTATTTTACCCATTTACGCGGCTGGCGGCGAGAAAAACAATGTTACTCGTAGCGCAGGGCTTCTATGGGGGAAAGTTCGGAGGCTTTCTTGGCCGGCCAGAAGCCGAACAGTATCCCGACCGAGGCCGAAAACACCGCCGACATTATCACCGACGAAGGCGAGACAATCAAAGTCCAGTTGGCGATTTTGGCCAGCGCCACAGCCGAGCCGGCGCCCAGCGCTATCCCCAGCGCCCCTCCCGAGATGGACAGCGCGGCGGCCTCTATCAGGAACTGAGTCAGTATGGCGGCGCGGCTGGCGCCGATGGCCTTGCGCAGGCCGATTTCGCGGGTGCGCTCGCTTACGCTGACCAGCATGATGTTCATTATGCCTATGCCGCCCACCACCAGCGAAATGCCGGCGATTACGCCCAGCAGCATGCTCATGGTGTTTGTGGTGGAACTGAGCATGTCGCGCAGGTCGGACATGTTCATTATCTGAAAATCGTCATCTTTGCCCGGCGGTATGCGGTGCCGCTTGCGGATGACGGAGGCCGCATAGTCTATAAGCGCATCAACCGAGGAGGCGTCTTTGGCCTCCAGCCATATCTGGTTTATGTATTTCTTGCCCAGGGAGCGTTTCATCGCCGTGTTGAGCGGGATTACTATCATATCGTTCTGGTCCCGGAAGCCGGAGGCGCCCTTGGCCGGCAGCAGGCCTATGACCTTGAAGTTCTTGCGGGCTATTTTTATTGTATGGCCCACGGGATTGTTGGCGCCGAACAGATTAGTGGCCACCGTCTGCCCGATTACGGCCACTTTCTCCATGTTCTCGTTCTCGGCGCCGGTGAAAAAGCGCCCGTAGACCGGAACGGCATTGTGCATGGCCGCATAAACCGGATACGCGCCGGTTATCTGGGTGTTGGTGTTGTTGGGGCCGAAAACGACCTGCTCGTTGTCCTGCACGTTGCCGTCGACGTTGGCGACCAGCCTTTTGTTTTCGGCGAGGACCTTTATATCCTCCGCGGTAAAGCGGCTGGCCCTTGCCCCGAAGACGCCGCCCATCCCGGAAGACCCGGGCATTATCATCACCAGGTTGGAGCCCATGGCCGAAAGCTGGTCCTCTATGGCTTTCTGCGCGCCGCGCCCCAGCGCCATCATCGCCACTATGGCCGCCACGCCGATGATGACGCCCAGCATGGTCAGGAAAGAGCGCATTTTGTTTGCCGCCATGGCGCGCAGCGCGGACATGAAATTCTCCGCCAGCTCCGCCGCCGTAAGATAGGCGGAGCCGCGCGTTGTGTGCGCGTGCTTTGTGGGCGCGGGCAGAGGCGGCGCGTCAGACCTGGTTTTATCGTCGGTAATCTGCCCGTCTTTTATGTGGATGGCGCGGCTGGCCCAGGCGGCTATGTCCGGCTCGTGGGTTACCATGATGACGGTTATGCCGGCCCTGTTGAATTCCGTAAGCATGCGCATGACCTCGTCGGCCTGGGCGGAGGCGAGGTTGCCTGTGGGCTCGTCGGCGAAAATTATCTTGGGGTTATTGACCAGCGCGCGCGCTA
It includes:
- the uvrA gene encoding excinuclease ABC subunit UvrA, with the protein product MDKILIRGARQHNLKNITLELPREKMIVITGLSGSGKSSLAFDTIYAEGQRRYVESLSAYARQFLELMDKPDVDHIEGLSPAISIEQRAPSRNPRSTVATVTEIYDYFRLLFARIGKRHCPKCGRPVEAWSVQAMTADILARFKDKSIYIFAPVVSGRSGTYEELFARLKKSGFAKARVDGKIIELGAPPKLSRYKKHTIELLADELRAGPEEKERLAESLETAVRYGNGLALAEEIKAKNSFTYSEASACPGCGTGFTGLEPRLFSFNSPYGACGECAGLGVKTVVDEELVVPAPALSIAGGAIAAWSSPVTTKSNRWKNSWSSYYMEIVGDVCLRNNIPTDKPWRSLRPEQRKLLLYGGGAYRVHWAGKDSAFEGIVNNLMRRYTESESAYVREEIFSRYMREVTCPACKGARLKPEALAVLVAGKNISEIAALPVDRALAFAKSLSLTEKELVIARQILREINARLGFLSAVGLNYLTLDRRSETLSGGEAQRIHLATQIGSGLTGVLYVLDEPTIGLHSRDNERLLSTLKSLRDMGNTLVIVEHDEETIRSADWVVDLGPGAGEHGGYITAQGTVEQILKNPASLTGKYLRGEAVIKRAFPPVKSPSGWLEIKGASQFNLKDIDVKIPLGMFVCVSGVSGSGKSTLVHEVLYKALAKKIYGAKEAAGAHKSLSGTEKINKVIIVDQSPIGRTPRSNPATYTGVFSGIRDIFSQLPEAKRRGYKPGRFSFNVKGGRCEKCEGDGILRIQMQFLPDVYVRCEECNGRRFNEETLQVHYKGKSIADVLDSSVSECLKLFEPLPHIKTTLQTLEDVGLGYIKLGQSATTLSGGEAQRVKLASELRRRATGSTLYILDEPTTGLHFADIEKLLSVLHRLVSHGNTVVIIEHNLDVIRTADWIIDLGPEGGDKGGHIVAAGPPEKIAKAPDSWTGKYLRPLPGKPA
- a CDS encoding ABC transporter permease encodes the protein MITGNAPLVDIKGITKVYRLGDTDLEVLRGVTLSIREGEFVAIMGPSGSGKSTLMHILGLLDRPTAGQYSIAGRDILNLSDDETAFLRSKTIGFVFQQFNLLPRMTACDNVALPLIYSRAQGRRAVAEKHLRQVGLEDRLDHRPNQLSGGQQQRVAIARALVNNPKIIFADEPTGNLASAQADEVMRMLTEFNRAGITVIMVTHEPDIAAWASRAIHIKDGQITDDKTRSDAPPLPAPTKHAHTTRGSAYLTAAELAENFMSALRAMAANKMRSFLTMLGVIIGVAAIVAMMALGRGAQKAIEDQLSAMGSNLVMIMPGSSGMGGVFGARASRFTAEDIKVLAENKRLVANVDGNVQDNEQVVFGPNNTNTQITGAYPVYAAMHNAVPVYGRFFTGAENENMEKVAVIGQTVATNLFGANNPVGHTIKIARKNFKVIGLLPAKGASGFRDQNDMIVIPLNTAMKRSLGKKYINQIWLEAKDASSVDALIDYAASVIRKRHRIPPGKDDDFQIMNMSDLRDMLSSTTNTMSMLLGVIAGISLVVGGIGIMNIMLVSVSERTREIGLRKAIGASRAAILTQFLIEAAALSISGGALGIALGAGSAVALAKIANWTLIVSPSSVIMSAVFSASVGILFGFWPAKKASELSPIEALRYE